A genome region from Blastocatellia bacterium includes the following:
- a CDS encoding prepilin peptidase, protein MRIGLTSPGATIQDALGMWQEMSREVTTAEAPLALFLLIAFLFGLAVGSFLNVVIYRVPRRMSIVHPGSHCPHCGARIRWRDNIPILSFLLLKGRCRACHRPISWLYPAVEVGTALVFMLLVWERGAGWAWVPDAVFVSVLIALAAIDARHRLLPDALTYPGFVLAVGLRALVPAGEDFVFGAVFGGFLFEHALIAGAALIMGSSFLLFLLERVDYRVLGRRLEEQEIAHAGGGESSSLREERPLVEREEKSADAHAGDEGSRETWSPEWAALILAIGLSGVFIALGRDDLSRATSGVHSALGALVGAMVGSGVLWLSRLGYYALRRLEGVGFGDVKMMLMVGAFLGLGGTLLTIFLASLLGSIYGVTLMFLTHERNPKLPFGSFLSLAALVVLLLFR, encoded by the coding sequence ATGCGCATCGGCTTGACAAGTCCAGGGGCAACCATACAAGATGCCCTCGGCATGTGGCAAGAGATGTCGCGTGAGGTGACGACTGCTGAAGCGCCGCTCGCGCTTTTCCTCCTGATCGCCTTTCTCTTCGGGCTCGCCGTGGGCAGCTTCTTGAACGTCGTGATCTATCGCGTCCCGCGCCGCATGTCCATCGTGCATCCCGGATCGCACTGTCCTCACTGCGGCGCGCGCATTCGTTGGCGAGACAATATTCCGATCCTCAGCTTCCTGCTTCTGAAAGGGCGCTGTCGTGCGTGTCATCGCCCCATCTCCTGGCTCTATCCGGCCGTCGAAGTCGGAACGGCGCTCGTGTTCATGCTCTTGGTCTGGGAACGTGGAGCAGGATGGGCGTGGGTGCCGGATGCCGTGTTCGTGAGCGTGCTCATCGCGCTCGCGGCGATTGACGCGCGCCATCGCTTGCTGCCGGATGCCCTCACTTATCCGGGATTCGTGTTGGCCGTCGGCTTGCGAGCGCTTGTGCCCGCAGGAGAAGACTTCGTCTTCGGCGCTGTGTTCGGGGGCTTCCTCTTCGAACACGCGCTCATCGCGGGCGCGGCGCTCATTATGGGGAGTAGTTTCTTGCTCTTCCTCCTGGAGCGCGTGGATTACCGAGTGCTCGGGCGTAGGCTCGAGGAGCAAGAGATCGCGCATGCGGGTGGAGGGGAATCGTCTTCTCTTCGAGAAGAGCGTCCGTTGGTGGAGCGAGAGGAGAAAAGCGCAGACGCTCACGCTGGCGATGAGGGATCTCGGGAAACATGGTCTCCCGAATGGGCAGCGCTCATTCTGGCGATCGGCCTGTCGGGAGTCTTCATCGCGCTCGGGCGCGATGACCTTTCCCGAGCAACGTCCGGAGTGCATTCGGCTCTCGGCGCACTCGTCGGAGCGATGGTCGGCAGCGGCGTGTTATGGCTCTCGCGCTTGGGATACTATGCCCTGCGCCGCTTGGAGGGCGTGGGCTTCGGCGATGTGAAGATGATGCTCATGGTCGGTGCCTTCCTAGGATTGGGCGGGACGCTTCTGACGATCTTCCTCGCATCGCTGCTCGGCTCAATCTATGGGGTGACGCTCATGTTCCTGACGCACGAGCGCAATCCGAAATTGCCCTTCGGTTCGTTCCTGAGCCTGGCCGCGCTCGTGGTCCTGTTGCTGTTCCGTTGA
- a CDS encoding quinone oxidoreductase, protein MRAIRVHEYGGPEVLRYEDVPLPEPGPGEVRVKIEAAGVNFIDIYHRTGLYPNPLPFTLGVEGAGVVEAIGPDVADVRVGDRVAYALALGAYAERAIVPAWKLVPLPETIDFPTAAAAMVQGLTAHYLTHSTYSLKPGDTALVHAAAGGTGLLIVQMAKLRGARVIGTVSTEEKAQRAREAGADEVILYTQQDFEAEVRRLTDGRGVDVVYDSVGQATFEKSLNCLRPRGLLVLFGQSSGPVPPIDPLVLSAKGSVFLTRPHLSHYVATREELLERARALFQWIQEGQVKIHIEQLFPLAEAAEAHRILAARASMGKLLLVP, encoded by the coding sequence ATGAGAGCGATCCGCGTTCACGAATATGGTGGGCCAGAAGTCCTGCGATATGAAGACGTCCCACTTCCTGAGCCGGGGCCGGGTGAAGTGCGGGTGAAGATCGAGGCTGCGGGCGTCAATTTCATTGACATCTATCACCGGACAGGTCTCTATCCGAATCCGCTTCCCTTCACGCTGGGAGTTGAAGGCGCGGGTGTTGTGGAAGCCATTGGTCCTGACGTCGCGGACGTGCGCGTGGGAGATCGAGTCGCCTATGCGCTCGCGCTGGGAGCGTATGCCGAGCGTGCCATCGTCCCGGCGTGGAAATTAGTCCCGTTGCCGGAAACGATAGATTTTCCGACGGCCGCTGCCGCAATGGTGCAAGGATTGACGGCGCATTATCTCACTCACAGCACCTATTCTCTCAAGCCAGGCGATACAGCGCTCGTGCATGCGGCGGCGGGGGGAACGGGGCTTCTGATCGTGCAAATGGCCAAACTTCGAGGCGCGCGCGTCATCGGCACGGTCTCGACCGAAGAGAAAGCGCAACGCGCGCGCGAAGCGGGCGCCGATGAAGTGATCCTCTACACACAGCAGGATTTCGAAGCCGAGGTGAGACGGCTCACTGATGGACGTGGCGTGGACGTCGTTTATGACTCGGTCGGTCAGGCGACGTTCGAGAAGAGTTTGAACTGCTTGAGGCCGCGCGGTCTGCTCGTGCTCTTCGGTCAATCGAGCGGTCCTGTTCCTCCGATTGATCCCCTGGTTCTCTCGGCGAAGGGTTCAGTATTCCTCACCCGACCACACCTCTCGCACTATGTGGCTACGCGGGAGGAGTTGCTGGAACGCGCGCGCGCCCTCTTTCAGTGGATTCAGGAAGGGCAGGTGAAAATTCATATCGAGCAGCTCTTCCCCCTGGCTGAAGCTGCTGAGGCTCATCGCATTCTGGCCGCACGGGCCTCCATGGGTAAACTCTTGCTCGTTCCGTGA